GTGGCGGACCCCCACTCACACCTCAGCTGCATGATCCTCCCTTCCCACCAGGCTGTGGTCACAcgggtgtggggtggggaaggcGCCCTCTCCACAGGAGAGGCTTGAAGCCTGCTGTCAGGTCTATGCAGCCCTAATGCCCAGGTTGTACTCACgctggagggggcagggcccCCCTCTCTGACTGCGGGGGCATTTTTCAGTGACCTGTGAgaccccatctccctcctccaggCCCTTCTAGGCACTTGGAAGCTGAGTGCGTTCCAAGTGTGGATGCGTCTTCAGAATCCAGGGCTGAGCCCAGCCCGGGGCCCTGAGCCGTGGGAGATGTGAGCAGGGGTGTCTACAGCCCCTAAACGGTTAACTTAAATGCACCACCAGTTCCCCCGCTTCTCCTGGCCCAAGGCAGCCGCACGAATCCGGCTAGCCCGTCAGTTTGTGCTACTTCACGTCATCCTTTCCATTGTAAGCCATAATTTTCAGAGGTTTATAGGtcagctataaaaaaataaaataaaataagcctccTCTTTTCGACTGAAAGGGAGTACTTTGAAAGCCAAAGGCTGGTGGGTGCACGCGGGTGGATGCGACCTCGAGTTCCTCCACGGGGGCAGCGGCGGCGGATGCGGCAGgagcccacccctccccacctggcccctggcgcctcccttccccccttcccccctcgcAGGCCTttgggctgcccctccccccccaccgtGGGCGCGAACAGGCCAGGAACCCCTGAGGGGGGGAGGGGTCTTCTGGTCCCACCCTGGTGGACCCAAGCCCACGAAGCTGGGGACCCTGGAGCCCTTGGGGCCCGAAGAATTGAAAGCTCTGGTCCCCAGGCGCCGGCGCCGCAGTAGTCAGCAAGGGGGATGGGCGTTGGCCCATCagacctcacccccaccccgcaagTGCCCACCTGAGCCCCATGCGGGCTCAGCCCAGGGCGGCTGGAGAGTGGGTAGCTTCCCTGCAGCCGGGGAAGCCGTGAGCCGACCCCCAAGTCTCGACGCACAGCCCCCCCCGCACgagagggggcggagggggcgggggagggctgGCAGAGCGAGGGCGGGGCCGCTCATCCCTAAGTTAGGGGCCTGCAGCAGGTGGTGGGAGGCCTGCCCTATCGGGAGAAAGTCCCTGTGGCTTTGGGGCCGATGGCCTAGCAAGTGTTTGGGCTACCCCCTGTGTCCGCTGTCCTATCTCCCTAACTTCTGGGGGAGCCAGAGAAGGGAGCTGGAGGCAGTTCAAGCACACACGGAGCTGACTTGCAGCGTTTTTCGGCCTCTTTATTTAGAACCCGGCGGACGAGGGGCCGGGGCAGTGGTGCAGACGGCTCAGGAACCATTTTTAACAGATTTGTCTTCaagtttaaaataatcataataataaaaagagacagCGAAAGCGCGAAGAGAACTAGCTAGATGGGCTTGTACGGCAGCTACAGCTTGTGAgcgaccccctccccccagagtccgctataaaaataaatttacatttgtcGATAACCAGATGCGGTGACGTGCCTTTGGCATAACCAATAACCGAGCTATCGCGTGGCAGAGCGGCCCACGCCTCgacataaatagaaaatataagttagtataactttaaaaactttttgtacaaatatacatgttttttttttcttttttccttttttttttttcttttttcatttttttttttttttgcactgagtTTCAGCAgagattaaacattttatataaatgactCTTAAAGCTTTACACCTTGGGACCAGTGTACTCCTCGTGCAGAATACATTTAGATATAAAAGACGTTATTAATACattgcacagttttttttttttttaaattttaaacacgAAACCGAACGCTGCTCGGTGGCAGCTGCCGCCGGTTGCTGCTACATGGACGGTCCCAGCCGAGGCCCCGCGCTCCTGTCCTGTCCGCTGCCCAGCGGGCTCCCTCAGGGCTCTTTGCGCGCGAGGCTGCGGGAGAGAGGCGCAGTGAGCACAGCAGACCCCGGGCCCCGCGGGGCCAGCCCTCCCCGCCCGGCCGCGGCGCGCGGCCCTACCCACCTCATCGCAGCCGCTTGCGCGGGGTCTGCTCCGCCGAGCCCACGGCCGGGGCGGCGCCAGGCGCGGCGCATCCCGCGGGCACCTCGTTCGACGCCTTGGCCTCGGGCGCGGGTCTCTTGCGCTTGGCGAAGAAATCTGCGGGCGACAGCGCGCGCAGCCGCTCAGGGCGGGGTCGGCCGGGGAACCCGagcggggccggggtgggggcgccgTCCCCGCCCGCGCCGAGGTCCGCGGCGGGTCAGCTTTGTTTACGTCGCCCGCGCAATGTGCTGTGTAAGCATTTCTCCTTGTCCCGCGGCCAAGCCCCCCGGGGCTGCCGCCGCGCTTAACCCCCTCggcgccgcgcccgccgcgcccgccgcgcccgccgcgccccgggcGGGGTTCCCGCGGCCCGAGCGCGGGTCGCGCGCCCGGGGGGCCCCGAGCCCGCGCTCCCCgggcccgcccgcgcccgccgcgccgcaGCGCAGCGCAGCCGCAGGGCGGGACGGGGTGCGGGCGCGGCCGCGCCCTGCGCGCCGCTGGCCCTTTAATGCCACGGGAGGAGGCGGGGACCGAGGGAGGCCCCCGAGGCCGGGGAGCCCGGCCGGCCGGACAAagcagggccgggccgggccggggcggggccgcgcgggaCTCACCGGAGATGAGAGGCCCGGGCAGCTTCTTGATCGCGGCGCCTCCCGCGGCAGCGGTGGTGGCgacagcggcggcggcggcaggagcggcggcggcggcgttggcggcgggggcggcgcccccggcggcggcggcggtgccCGGCGCGGGGCGCCCCGGGATCCCTGAGTGCAGCGGCTCggccaggggctcctggctgcgcggcggcggcggcggcaccgcCTCCTGCTCATCGCTCTCCGGCGGCGCCGCggcaggggccggggcgggggccacCGCCGGGCCGCCCGACGGCGGCGCCGGCGCCTCCCCGAGGCCGTCGAGGGGCTCctcggcgggcggcgcggggggcgggctaTCGCCTGCGCcctccgggcggggccggggcgccagGAGCAGGCGGCAGCGCCCCACCTGCACCGTCTCGCGGTAGAAGGCGGGCACGGAGTCGCTGTCCACCTCGGTCCACTGCAGgcgcccggggccccgcagcgGCACGTCCTGCTGGAAGTTGTAATCCCAGCGGCGCTGGTCCTCGGCGCTCAGCTCGGCCAGGCGGATCTGCAGCTCGCGGCTCAGCTCCTCGTGGTCCACCGGCCCGAAGAGGCTGCGGCAGGCGCTGGTGCGCGCGAACAGGGGAAAGGTGCGGCGGGCGACAAGGCGCTCCATTGCCACTGCGCTGCGGAGACACACGTCGAACCTGGCCCGGGGCGGCGCGCGCCCGGGCCgcgggagaggagaggagaggaagaggaggaggaggaggaggaggagaggagaggagggcggAGGCCGGGCGCAAGGGAGACCCCGCGCAGCCGGAGTCTGCATTGGCAAAGGGACGCGGCGGGAGGGCGGCGCGGCGGCTACCTGGCTGTCGGGCCTGGGCTGCTCCTGATCTCGCTCGCGGTGTCGTCCGGCCGGCGGCCGCGCCCCCTCGGTGCCTGTCCTCGCCCGCTCGGCTCGTTGGGGCCTGGCTGGCACCTACCGAGCGCAGAGCACTTGGCCTGTGGAACGCCCAGCCCTCGCGCGCCCCTTTATACGCGAGggtcccaccccgcccccccgcgcgaGGGCCCCGCCGAATTAGCATATGTAGTATTTTCAGTTTCGACAACACCGCGGCGATTGGCCGGGGCCGCTGTGCCCCCGCCCCGCTGGCGGCCCGGCCCCCGCGCGCCGCCCATTGGCAGCGCGCACACACccacccgggggcggggcggggcgcgcgggccgATTGGCGGGGCGCGGGGCAGTGAGCGGGGCGGGGCCCGAGTTAAAGGGCGCTGCGGGCGGTAACGTGACACcgcggcgccccgccccctcgccccatcccccccctgcccgcccccctccgGCTCCTTTGTCTGCTGGCGGGggctgcgcggcggcggcggcggtggcggcggcgggcggcggggcgggcgcccCCTCGGCCGGCGCGCCCTCCTCGGCGCGGCGGGGCCCGGCGTCCCGGCCAGCTCCGACTCGCCCCCCGGgggcgcccgccccgccgcccgcgctcaCCATTGGGCCTCCAGCGCCAGCTGACGGGCCTTGAACCCGCCGCGGGCGTCTCGTCCCCAGCGGGAGCGAGATGGGGTCTTCGGCTGCCCCCGCGCGGCCTGCCTGCGGCGCCCGGGGCTGCAGTCGCCGGCAGGGTTCCGCGCACCTGGAGCCCCAACACACCTGCTGGCCCTAAGGCCCTCGAACCGCTCTTTACCCCAAAGGGCGAAGTCTCAGACACCTTGGAGTGCGGGCCCTCAGTCCCTGGAGTCCTGAGGTCTTGGGGCCTGGCCAGCCCTGCCGGGGGATGGGCACCCACCCCTGCCGGGGGATGGGCACCCACCCCGGGCTATGTCCACCACCTCAGGGACCGGGTGCGAGACACCTCTCCCGCCTCCGCTTGGCCACTCCAGGCTTGGGCCACACAATGCCAGAGGTCGGACTATTCACACCAGCCGGAGGCTGTTGTTCTGGATGGGGTACTGGACAGGGCACTGGAGGCTTCTCCAGCCACGGTGGGCCTGGCTCTGCCTAGCCTAGGGCCTTGACTGGGTATCCTGGTCCTCTGGGGCCCCCCAGGTGGGAGGTAGGGGTGAGCGGTGGGCAGCCCTGCTCTAGCTGCTGTAGGAGCTGTACCTGTCTCACCATCCTGGAAGGCCAGCACCCCCTCACTGTGACTAATCAATATTGTTGGGAGAGAATGATGGGGCACGCAAGCCACGGGGCCCTACTGCGGctgccagggggagggggaggggaaggactgGCCAGGACCCAGACCCCTTCCCCCCACACGCGGGGCCTTGCTACAGCCCCAGGTCCTCCTCGGTGGCTCTCATCCCCACTGGGCCAGGTCATGGGAGATGGTAACTCTCTGCAGCTTTCCCTTTGGCCCAGCCTATTGTGGGGCAGGGAGCCTAGGAAATGCCTCCAActcctcacccccccacccccccacacacacacaagctaaGAGCAGCCCTGgaggcctggggggtggggagggtcaggCACCTGCTGGACAGTCCAGCAGAGTCCTGAGCTGTTAGCCTCTGTCCCTGATGAGCCCATGAGCCGAGTAAGAGAAATAAGGCTGACCCCACCCCAACCAGACTGCCTCCCCCACGGGGTCAGGTGGGTTCCAGGACTTCTTAGGGATGGGACGCTGTGAAAGTGTGCCAATGTGTCCTGGATGAGGTATCCTGGGTGTGGGTGTGCCGAAGGTTGAAGTGAGGGGATGAGACAAACAGGAGTGGGCACTGGCATggcggggcagggggacagggcagggtgCTGGGCTCTTGATGACAGGACCACAGGCAATGGCTCACggtttttattctgttctgtgcACTGGATTCCAAAGTTGCCACAGGGGTAGATGCTACAATTTTGTATCTTCAGGAGCTTAAAGAGGAGCTGATGAAGGTCCCCCAAGCTCTGTGGACTCCTTACACCAGCTGCTGTCACCCGGCCTGGGGCTGGAAGGAGGCAGGGCCTGGCTATGCCAGCCTCCCCAGTGCCCTAGCCCAGTGGTGACCACAAAATGTGGAACCAAGTGGCCCCCAGGATTTCCCGAGAGGTCTGGATACTCTGGCTCCAGCTGCCCAGGAGGGCAGGCTGGGGAAGCAGCCCACCCGCAGCCCAGATTCAGCCTCCAGGCTGGCTCTCTTCCTAGAGGAAGGAAGccaccccactcccagcccctgctccagaCACTCAGGGGAGCCCGAGCTCTCTTCCCGAGCAGGGACTGGTGCTATGAACAcctgtctgccctcagctccctAAGGGGAATGAGCAGGAGCTGACCCTGCCCTCCCCAAGCACTGTCCAGGGCGGAGGTGGGCTTAGAGGGCCATTGCCACTGCCTTTGGTGCCTGCCCTGACACCTCCGTGGGTGCTGGCCGAGTTTAGACAGGAGGGTCCCAgcaccccttcccacccccacagtGACAAAACTAACAGCGTGTGGCATTGAGTTCTGCCTCCAAGGCCTGGGAGTGGCAGACCCACACACCTCGTGTCACACAGTGCAGCAATAGTGGCTGCCATGAGCTGGGACCCAGGATGGCTCTCCTGAATCCCCTTGCTGGGCCTCACCTGTTGTGCAGAGAAAGGAGggagcacagtggggagggagCACTGACTCGCCATCCTCTTGATGCCtggctctctctttgctttcccTCTAGGCTTTCTGCTCTGATTTCTCCAAAGGCCATGGGCACGCCTCCCCTCTTGGCCTCATTAGGGCCGGGAGGTGACCTACTCTGAGTTTGCGCCCCTGAATCTGGTTACGGATACCCACCGGCTTACTGAGTGACTGGTCCCGAGCCGGGAATGGGTCTGGAGGAGGACAGCCGAGGAGCTGGGGGCCGGGAGTCTGAGAGAAGGcccagggctccaccccaggggGCCCCCGAAGCAAGTGAACATCTGTCTGAGTACAGTAACCAAGCTCTActtgtgtaattaaaaatatatccgaaggaaaaaaggaaacaaaaggcatGATGTTTGTACTCTGTGTTGCTGCAAACGGTAGAACCTGAGATGGGGTGCTGGCCCCTGGGGACCAGCCAGGACAGGCTCCCGGGATGCCCCGGCACCCGACATCCTGCCTGCGTGGGAGTGGGGGAGCCCGCATGCAGGGTGAGGGGGTCAGAAACACTGGGCCCTCTGCTGGCTTCTCCAGTGtgcatctctgcccttcctacccccGTCCAGCAGAGGAGCAACCCAGTAAAGGCACTGTGTTCCCCAaaccatttcctcttcctctgaacGAACAGAACAAGACCACATTCCCAGCCCCTCTGCTGCTGGGGGGGCCACGGACACAAGCAAAAGCACGCTGCACCCCTTCCAGGCTGGGACCCAACAAACCAGCCAAGctatccttctccctctcatccctgccctgccagctagatggaggggtgggcaggggtccAGGGAGGGACTCCTGGGGACAGCAGAAGCTGTGAATGACCACAGGGAGCTGAGCCAGCAGCCCCACCAGCTCTCTCTGCACACCCTCCTGACGGAGGGGAGTGAGAAAGAAACGTTTTTTGCATTTGAAGCCACCAGCCCTCAGGAGTCATCTGTTACCGCAGCCACCCAACTCCCCCGTGTGGCACGGGCCTGCTCGGGGTGTCGTTTTCTGGATGAGGAGACAGGCCTGGGCAGATTGAAGAAGTTGGTGCAGCTCCAGTGGTTAAGGCAGCTAACCCCCTAACCCAAGCCCTGGCGGGGCCACTGCTCCTCACAGACTGCCCCACCCCCAGTGCTGAGGGAGTGGGCCCCTTCTGCActccaggaaactgaggcacagggaggtgggggggggacacTCTTGC
The Canis lupus familiaris isolate Mischka breed German Shepherd chromosome 18, alternate assembly UU_Cfam_GSD_1.0, whole genome shotgun sequence genome window above contains:
- the CDKN1C gene encoding cyclin-dependent kinase inhibitor 1C, which encodes MERLVARRTFPLFARTSACRSLFGPVDHEELSRELQIRLAELSAEDQRRWDYNFQQDVPLRGPGRLQWTEVDSDSVPAFYRETVQVGRCRLLLAPRPRPEGAGDSPPPAPPAEEPLDGLGEAPAPPSGGPAVAPAPAPAAAPPESDEQEAVPPPPPRSQEPLAEPLHSGIPGRPAPGTAAAAGGAAPAANAAAAAPAAAAAVATTAAAGGAAIKKLPGPLISDFFAKRKRPAPEAKASNEVPAGCAAPGAAPAVGSAEQTPRKRLR